A genomic region of Anas acuta chromosome 1, bAnaAcu1.1, whole genome shotgun sequence contains the following coding sequences:
- the PACSIN2 gene encoding protein kinase C and casein kinase substrate in neurons protein 2 isoform X3 produces the protein MSGTYDDSVGVEVSSDSFWEVGNYKRTVKRIDDGHRLCNDLMNCIHERARIEKGYAQQLTEWAKRWKQLVEKGPQYGTVERAWCAFMSEAEKVSELHLEVKGSLMNEDFEKVKNWQKEAFHKQMMGGFKETKEAEDGFRKAQKPWAKKLKEVEAAKKAYHAACKEEKLAISRETNSKADPALNPEQLKKLQDKVERSKQDVLKTKEKYEKSLKELDSVTPQYMENMEQVFEQCQQFEEKRLRFFREVLLEVQKHLDLSNVASYKNIYRELEQNIKTADAVEDLRWFRANQGPGMSMNWPQFEEWSADLNRTLSRREKKKASDGVTLTGINQTGDQVSQPNKHSSVSSYEKNQSYPADWSDEESNNPFSSTDANGDTNPFDEDASPAMEVRVRALYDYEGQEQDELSFKAGDELTKMENEDEQGWCKGRLDNGQVGLYPANYVEPIQ, from the exons GTTGGAAATTACAAGCGCACAGTAAAACGAATTGATGATGGTCACAGACTTTGCAATGATCTCATGAATTGTATTCATGAACGGGCACGAATAGAGAAGGGCTATGCTCAGCAACTTACAGAATGGGCAAAAAGATGGAAACAGCTTGTGGAAAAAG GCCCACAGTATGGAACAGTAGAAAGGGCTTGGTGTGCTTTTATGTCAGAAGCTGAAAAAGTGAGTGAACTACATCTAGAAGTAAAAGGTTCACTGATGAATGAAGACTTTGAAAAAGTCAAGAACTGGCAGAAGGAAGCCTTTCATAAGCAAATGATGGGAGGATTTAAGGAAACCAAAGAAGCAGAAGATGGATTTAGGAAAGCTCAGAAACCCTGGGCAAAAAAGCTGAAAGAG GTGGAAGCTGCAAAGAAAGCATACCATGCGGCCTGTAAAGAGGAGAAACTGGCTATATCCAGAGAGACAAATAGCAAAGCTGATCCAGCACTAAATCCTGAACAACTTAAGAAATTACAAGACAAAGTGGAGAGAAGCAAACAAGATGTGCTAAAG acaaaagaaaagtatGAAAAATCACTTAAAGAATTAGATAGCGTGACACCTCAGTATATGGAAAACATGGAGCAGGTATTTGAACAGTGTCAGCAGTTTGAGGAAAAACGCTTACGTTTCTTTCGAGAAGTGTTACTGGAAGTTCAAAAACATCTTGACTTGTCTAATGTTGCAAG ttaCAAAAATATCTACCGTGAACTGGAACAGAACATCAAAACAGCAGATGCTGTTGAAGACTTGCGGTGGTTTAGAGCTAATCAAGGTCCAGGGATGTCAATGAATTGGCCTCAGTTTGAG GAGTGGTCTGCGGATCTGAATCGCACTCTCagtagaagagaaaagaagaaggcTTCTGATGGAGTGACTCTGACTGGTATTAATCAGACAGGAGATCAAGTTTCCCAGCCTAACAAACATAGCAG TGTTAGCAGCTATGAAAAAAACCAAAGCTACCCTGCAGATTGGTCTGATGAAGAGTCCAACAATCCTTTCTCTTCCACTGATGCAAATGGAGACACCAACCCATTTGATGAAGATGCTTCTCCTGCAATGGAAGTGAGAGTGCGTGCACTCTATGACTATGAGGGCCAAGAGCAAGATGAACTCAGCTTTAAAGCTG GGGATGAATTAACTAAAATGGAGAATGAAGATGAACAGGGTTGGTGCAAAGGACGTCTGGATAATGGACAAGTTGGTTTATACCCAGCAAACTATGTAGAACCGATCCAGTGA
- the PACSIN2 gene encoding protein kinase C and casein kinase substrate in neurons protein 2 isoform X2: MSGTYDDSVGVEVSSDSFWEVGNYKRTVKRIDDGHRLCNDLMNCIHERARIEKGYAQQLTEWAKRWKQLVEKGPQYGTVERAWCAFMSEAEKVSELHLEVKGSLMNEDFEKVKNWQKEAFHKQMMGGFKETKEAEDGFRKAQKPWAKKLKEVEAAKKAYHAACKEEKLAISRETNSKADPALNPEQLKKLQDKVERSKQDVLKTKEKYEKSLKELDSVTPQYMENMEQVFEQCQQFEEKRLRFFREVLLEVQKHLDLSNVASYKNIYRELEQNIKTADAVEDLRWFRANQGPGMSMNWPQFEEWSADLNRTLSRREKKKASDGVTLTGINQTGDQVSQPNKHSSLSVQSNTVQSVQSSYNPFEDEEDTGSTVSEKEDNKIKNVSSYEKNQSYPADWSDEESNNPFSSTDANGDTNPFDEDASPAMEVRVRALYDYEGQEQDELSFKAGDELTKMENEDEQGWCKGRLDNGQVGLYPANYVEPIQ, encoded by the exons GTTGGAAATTACAAGCGCACAGTAAAACGAATTGATGATGGTCACAGACTTTGCAATGATCTCATGAATTGTATTCATGAACGGGCACGAATAGAGAAGGGCTATGCTCAGCAACTTACAGAATGGGCAAAAAGATGGAAACAGCTTGTGGAAAAAG GCCCACAGTATGGAACAGTAGAAAGGGCTTGGTGTGCTTTTATGTCAGAAGCTGAAAAAGTGAGTGAACTACATCTAGAAGTAAAAGGTTCACTGATGAATGAAGACTTTGAAAAAGTCAAGAACTGGCAGAAGGAAGCCTTTCATAAGCAAATGATGGGAGGATTTAAGGAAACCAAAGAAGCAGAAGATGGATTTAGGAAAGCTCAGAAACCCTGGGCAAAAAAGCTGAAAGAG GTGGAAGCTGCAAAGAAAGCATACCATGCGGCCTGTAAAGAGGAGAAACTGGCTATATCCAGAGAGACAAATAGCAAAGCTGATCCAGCACTAAATCCTGAACAACTTAAGAAATTACAAGACAAAGTGGAGAGAAGCAAACAAGATGTGCTAAAG acaaaagaaaagtatGAAAAATCACTTAAAGAATTAGATAGCGTGACACCTCAGTATATGGAAAACATGGAGCAGGTATTTGAACAGTGTCAGCAGTTTGAGGAAAAACGCTTACGTTTCTTTCGAGAAGTGTTACTGGAAGTTCAAAAACATCTTGACTTGTCTAATGTTGCAAG ttaCAAAAATATCTACCGTGAACTGGAACAGAACATCAAAACAGCAGATGCTGTTGAAGACTTGCGGTGGTTTAGAGCTAATCAAGGTCCAGGGATGTCAATGAATTGGCCTCAGTTTGAG GAGTGGTCTGCGGATCTGAATCGCACTCTCagtagaagagaaaagaagaaggcTTCTGATGGAGTGACTCTGACTGGTATTAATCAGACAGGAGATCAAGTTTCCCAGCCTAACAAACATAGCAG TCTTAGTGTCCAGAGTAACACAGTGCAGTCAGTACAATCAAGTTACAATCCCTTTGAAGATGAAGAAGATACTGGGAGTACTGTCAGTGAAAAGGAGGACAATAAGATCAAAAA TGTTAGCAGCTATGAAAAAAACCAAAGCTACCCTGCAGATTGGTCTGATGAAGAGTCCAACAATCCTTTCTCTTCCACTGATGCAAATGGAGACACCAACCCATTTGATGAAGATGCTTCTCCTGCAATGGAAGTGAGAGTGCGTGCACTCTATGACTATGAGGGCCAAGAGCAAGATGAACTCAGCTTTAAAGCTG GGGATGAATTAACTAAAATGGAGAATGAAGATGAACAGGGTTGGTGCAAAGGACGTCTGGATAATGGACAAGTTGGTTTATACCCAGCAAACTATGTAGAACCGATCCAGTGA
- the PACSIN2 gene encoding protein kinase C and casein kinase substrate in neurons protein 2 isoform X4, with amino-acid sequence MNCIHERARIEKGYAQQLTEWAKRWKQLVEKGPQYGTVERAWCAFMSEAEKVSELHLEVKGSLMNEDFEKVKNWQKEAFHKQMMGGFKETKEAEDGFRKAQKPWAKKLKEVEAAKKAYHAACKEEKLAISRETNSKADPALNPEQLKKLQDKVERSKQDVLKTKEKYEKSLKELDSVTPQYMENMEQVFEQCQQFEEKRLRFFREVLLEVQKHLDLSNVASYKNIYRELEQNIKTADAVEDLRWFRANQGPGMSMNWPQFEEWSADLNRTLSRREKKKASDGVTLTGINQTGDQVSQPNKHSSSLSVQSNTVQSVQSSYNPFEDEEDTGSTVSEKEDNKIKNVSSYEKNQSYPADWSDEESNNPFSSTDANGDTNPFDEDASPAMEVRVRALYDYEGQEQDELSFKAGDELTKMENEDEQGWCKGRLDNGQVGLYPANYVEPIQ; translated from the exons ATGAATTGTATTCATGAACGGGCACGAATAGAGAAGGGCTATGCTCAGCAACTTACAGAATGGGCAAAAAGATGGAAACAGCTTGTGGAAAAAG GCCCACAGTATGGAACAGTAGAAAGGGCTTGGTGTGCTTTTATGTCAGAAGCTGAAAAAGTGAGTGAACTACATCTAGAAGTAAAAGGTTCACTGATGAATGAAGACTTTGAAAAAGTCAAGAACTGGCAGAAGGAAGCCTTTCATAAGCAAATGATGGGAGGATTTAAGGAAACCAAAGAAGCAGAAGATGGATTTAGGAAAGCTCAGAAACCCTGGGCAAAAAAGCTGAAAGAG GTGGAAGCTGCAAAGAAAGCATACCATGCGGCCTGTAAAGAGGAGAAACTGGCTATATCCAGAGAGACAAATAGCAAAGCTGATCCAGCACTAAATCCTGAACAACTTAAGAAATTACAAGACAAAGTGGAGAGAAGCAAACAAGATGTGCTAAAG acaaaagaaaagtatGAAAAATCACTTAAAGAATTAGATAGCGTGACACCTCAGTATATGGAAAACATGGAGCAGGTATTTGAACAGTGTCAGCAGTTTGAGGAAAAACGCTTACGTTTCTTTCGAGAAGTGTTACTGGAAGTTCAAAAACATCTTGACTTGTCTAATGTTGCAAG ttaCAAAAATATCTACCGTGAACTGGAACAGAACATCAAAACAGCAGATGCTGTTGAAGACTTGCGGTGGTTTAGAGCTAATCAAGGTCCAGGGATGTCAATGAATTGGCCTCAGTTTGAG GAGTGGTCTGCGGATCTGAATCGCACTCTCagtagaagagaaaagaagaaggcTTCTGATGGAGTGACTCTGACTGGTATTAATCAGACAGGAGATCAAGTTTCCCAGCCTAACAAACATAGCAG CAGTCTTAGTGTCCAGAGTAACACAGTGCAGTCAGTACAATCAAGTTACAATCCCTTTGAAGATGAAGAAGATACTGGGAGTACTGTCAGTGAAAAGGAGGACAATAAGATCAAAAA TGTTAGCAGCTATGAAAAAAACCAAAGCTACCCTGCAGATTGGTCTGATGAAGAGTCCAACAATCCTTTCTCTTCCACTGATGCAAATGGAGACACCAACCCATTTGATGAAGATGCTTCTCCTGCAATGGAAGTGAGAGTGCGTGCACTCTATGACTATGAGGGCCAAGAGCAAGATGAACTCAGCTTTAAAGCTG GGGATGAATTAACTAAAATGGAGAATGAAGATGAACAGGGTTGGTGCAAAGGACGTCTGGATAATGGACAAGTTGGTTTATACCCAGCAAACTATGTAGAACCGATCCAGTGA
- the PACSIN2 gene encoding protein kinase C and casein kinase substrate in neurons protein 2 isoform X1 yields MSGTYDDSVGVEVSSDSFWEVGNYKRTVKRIDDGHRLCNDLMNCIHERARIEKGYAQQLTEWAKRWKQLVEKGPQYGTVERAWCAFMSEAEKVSELHLEVKGSLMNEDFEKVKNWQKEAFHKQMMGGFKETKEAEDGFRKAQKPWAKKLKEVEAAKKAYHAACKEEKLAISRETNSKADPALNPEQLKKLQDKVERSKQDVLKTKEKYEKSLKELDSVTPQYMENMEQVFEQCQQFEEKRLRFFREVLLEVQKHLDLSNVASYKNIYRELEQNIKTADAVEDLRWFRANQGPGMSMNWPQFEEWSADLNRTLSRREKKKASDGVTLTGINQTGDQVSQPNKHSSSLSVQSNTVQSVQSSYNPFEDEEDTGSTVSEKEDNKIKNVSSYEKNQSYPADWSDEESNNPFSSTDANGDTNPFDEDASPAMEVRVRALYDYEGQEQDELSFKAGDELTKMENEDEQGWCKGRLDNGQVGLYPANYVEPIQ; encoded by the exons GTTGGAAATTACAAGCGCACAGTAAAACGAATTGATGATGGTCACAGACTTTGCAATGATCTCATGAATTGTATTCATGAACGGGCACGAATAGAGAAGGGCTATGCTCAGCAACTTACAGAATGGGCAAAAAGATGGAAACAGCTTGTGGAAAAAG GCCCACAGTATGGAACAGTAGAAAGGGCTTGGTGTGCTTTTATGTCAGAAGCTGAAAAAGTGAGTGAACTACATCTAGAAGTAAAAGGTTCACTGATGAATGAAGACTTTGAAAAAGTCAAGAACTGGCAGAAGGAAGCCTTTCATAAGCAAATGATGGGAGGATTTAAGGAAACCAAAGAAGCAGAAGATGGATTTAGGAAAGCTCAGAAACCCTGGGCAAAAAAGCTGAAAGAG GTGGAAGCTGCAAAGAAAGCATACCATGCGGCCTGTAAAGAGGAGAAACTGGCTATATCCAGAGAGACAAATAGCAAAGCTGATCCAGCACTAAATCCTGAACAACTTAAGAAATTACAAGACAAAGTGGAGAGAAGCAAACAAGATGTGCTAAAG acaaaagaaaagtatGAAAAATCACTTAAAGAATTAGATAGCGTGACACCTCAGTATATGGAAAACATGGAGCAGGTATTTGAACAGTGTCAGCAGTTTGAGGAAAAACGCTTACGTTTCTTTCGAGAAGTGTTACTGGAAGTTCAAAAACATCTTGACTTGTCTAATGTTGCAAG ttaCAAAAATATCTACCGTGAACTGGAACAGAACATCAAAACAGCAGATGCTGTTGAAGACTTGCGGTGGTTTAGAGCTAATCAAGGTCCAGGGATGTCAATGAATTGGCCTCAGTTTGAG GAGTGGTCTGCGGATCTGAATCGCACTCTCagtagaagagaaaagaagaaggcTTCTGATGGAGTGACTCTGACTGGTATTAATCAGACAGGAGATCAAGTTTCCCAGCCTAACAAACATAGCAG CAGTCTTAGTGTCCAGAGTAACACAGTGCAGTCAGTACAATCAAGTTACAATCCCTTTGAAGATGAAGAAGATACTGGGAGTACTGTCAGTGAAAAGGAGGACAATAAGATCAAAAA TGTTAGCAGCTATGAAAAAAACCAAAGCTACCCTGCAGATTGGTCTGATGAAGAGTCCAACAATCCTTTCTCTTCCACTGATGCAAATGGAGACACCAACCCATTTGATGAAGATGCTTCTCCTGCAATGGAAGTGAGAGTGCGTGCACTCTATGACTATGAGGGCCAAGAGCAAGATGAACTCAGCTTTAAAGCTG GGGATGAATTAACTAAAATGGAGAATGAAGATGAACAGGGTTGGTGCAAAGGACGTCTGGATAATGGACAAGTTGGTTTATACCCAGCAAACTATGTAGAACCGATCCAGTGA